From Trueperella pecoris, a single genomic window includes:
- the glyA gene encoding serine hydroxymethyltransferase, whose amino-acid sequence MTDLLQLSITEVDPEIAQVLQDELRRQREQLEMIASENFVPRAVLQAQGSVLTNKYAEGYPGRRYYGGCEFVDVAESLAIERAKAVFGAEYANVQPHSGAQANAAIYHALLQPGDTVLGLELAHGGHLTHGMKINFSGKNYHAVAYGVSPDTYLIDMDDVRAKALEHQPRLIIAGWSAYPRQLDFQAFRDIADEVGAYLWVDMAHFAGLVAAGLHPNPVPFADVVTTTIHKTIGGPRSGMILSRDAEAFGRKLNSAVFPGQQGGPLMHVIAAKAIALKIAATPEFKDRQRRTLEGAKILAERLSQPDVANKGIAVVSGGTDVHLVLVDLRDAEMNGKEGEDLLHEVGITINRNSVPFDPRPATVTSGLRIGTPALATRGFGAAEFAEVADVIATALRDGREADIPALRARTAKLAADFPLYEGLDQFA is encoded by the coding sequence ATGACCGACCTTCTACAGCTTTCCATCACCGAGGTAGACCCCGAAATCGCGCAGGTTCTTCAAGACGAGCTTCGCCGCCAGCGCGAGCAACTCGAGATGATTGCGTCCGAAAACTTTGTCCCGCGCGCCGTCTTGCAGGCCCAGGGCTCGGTGCTGACCAACAAGTACGCCGAAGGCTACCCCGGGCGCCGCTACTACGGCGGATGCGAGTTCGTCGACGTCGCCGAGTCGCTCGCCATCGAGCGGGCCAAGGCCGTCTTCGGCGCGGAGTACGCCAACGTCCAGCCCCATTCGGGCGCCCAGGCCAACGCCGCCATCTACCACGCGCTCCTGCAGCCGGGCGACACGGTACTCGGCCTTGAACTTGCCCACGGCGGTCACCTCACGCACGGCATGAAGATCAACTTCTCCGGCAAGAACTACCACGCGGTCGCCTACGGGGTCTCGCCCGATACCTACCTCATCGACATGGACGACGTACGTGCCAAGGCCCTCGAGCATCAGCCCAGGCTCATCATCGCCGGCTGGTCGGCCTACCCCCGCCAGCTCGACTTCCAGGCCTTCCGCGACATCGCCGACGAGGTGGGGGCCTACCTGTGGGTCGACATGGCTCACTTCGCCGGGCTTGTCGCCGCCGGCCTGCACCCGAACCCTGTCCCGTTCGCCGACGTCGTCACCACGACCATCCACAAAACCATCGGCGGGCCGCGCTCGGGTATGATCCTCTCCCGCGACGCCGAAGCCTTCGGGCGCAAGCTCAACTCGGCCGTCTTCCCCGGCCAGCAGGGCGGCCCGCTCATGCACGTCATCGCCGCCAAGGCGATCGCGCTCAAGATCGCCGCCACGCCGGAGTTCAAGGACCGCCAGCGCCGCACGCTCGAAGGGGCGAAGATCCTCGCCGAGCGGCTTTCTCAGCCGGACGTGGCGAACAAGGGAATCGCGGTGGTCTCCGGAGGCACGGACGTTCACCTCGTGCTCGTTGACCTTCGCGACGCTGAGATGAACGGCAAGGAGGGAGAGGATCTGCTGCACGAGGTCGGCATCACCATCAACCGAAATTCCGTCCCCTTCGATCCGCGCCCGGCCACCGTCACCTCCGGCCTTCGGATCGGCACCCCGGCCCTGGCCACGCGCGGCTTCGGAGCCGCGGAATTCGCCGAGGTTGCCGACGTCATTGCTACGGCGTTGCGCGACGGCCGCGAGGCCGATATCCCGGCTCTGCGCGCCCGGACGGCCAAGCTCGCCGCCGACTTCCCGCTTTACGAGGGGCTGGACCAGTTCGCATGA
- a CDS encoding bifunctional 5,10-methylenetetrahydrofolate dehydrogenase/5,10-methenyltetrahydrofolate cyclohydrolase: MDGKATAAAIKAELTAKVSELREQGVVPGLGTILVGEDPGSKIYVDAKHRDCKEVGIESLRVELPEHATTEDVLAAVEHFNQSPAVTGFIVQLPLPPQCDTERIVAAIAPGKDVDGLSPFNVGRLASTSRGQLPAPLACTPRGIVELGRRYGIEWRGALVCVVGQGQTAGRPLSLLLTHEQVGATIISCHIDTRDLARHTREADVIVAAAGVARLITADMVKPGAAVFDVGVSREVDPITGRKKIVGDVDPAAAEVADRFSPNPGGVGPMTRAMLLVNLVEAAQEIA; encoded by the coding sequence ATGGACGGGAAGGCCACGGCAGCCGCCATCAAAGCCGAGCTCACGGCGAAGGTCAGCGAATTGCGCGAGCAGGGCGTGGTCCCGGGGCTGGGCACCATCCTTGTGGGGGAGGACCCCGGGTCAAAGATCTACGTCGACGCCAAGCACCGCGACTGTAAGGAAGTGGGGATTGAATCCCTGCGCGTCGAGCTGCCCGAGCACGCCACGACCGAGGACGTGCTCGCGGCCGTGGAGCACTTCAACCAATCGCCGGCTGTCACCGGATTTATCGTCCAGCTTCCGCTTCCCCCTCAGTGCGACACGGAGCGTATCGTGGCGGCGATCGCGCCCGGCAAGGACGTCGATGGGCTGAGCCCGTTCAACGTGGGCCGCCTGGCATCTACCTCCCGCGGGCAGCTCCCGGCGCCGCTGGCGTGCACACCGCGCGGGATCGTCGAACTCGGGCGCCGCTATGGGATCGAGTGGCGCGGGGCGCTCGTGTGCGTGGTGGGCCAGGGCCAGACGGCCGGGCGGCCGCTTTCGCTCCTGCTCACCCACGAACAGGTGGGCGCCACCATCATCTCGTGTCACATCGATACGCGCGACCTCGCACGCCACACCCGCGAGGCCGACGTCATCGTCGCCGCCGCGGGTGTTGCCCGGCTCATCACGGCCGACATGGTCAAGCCCGGCGCCGCGGTCTTCGACGTCGGCGTCAGCCGGGAGGTCGATCCGATTACGGGAAGGAAGAAGATCGTCGGCGACGTCGACCCGGCCGCCGCCGAGGTGGCGGACCGCTTCTCACCCAACCCCGGGGGCGTGGGACCGATGACCCGTGCCATGTTGCTGGTCAACCTCGTCGAGGCTGCTCAAGAGATCGCGTAG
- a CDS encoding exodeoxyribonuclease III, producing MLVASVNVNGIRAAARKGMGAWIESTDADVILLQEVRAPEELVAALVGETYEIVQQASALKGRAGVAVAVKKDFKIGRTSRGLMAGLEPGEDGQLVEPAVDTGRWVEVEVPELGTTFVSAYLHSGVADNVEKMAAKYAHLERVTQRLAELDAARQAGPAHVLVGGDFNIVHTPADIKNWKPNHNKTAGVLDAEIAYLDRWFGELGYVDAHRRLVGDMQGPYTWWSQRGKAFDNDAGWRIDYHMTSPELAEKATDARVDRADAYDARWSDHAPLVITYR from the coding sequence ATGCTAGTCGCTTCGGTTAACGTCAATGGAATTCGTGCCGCCGCCCGCAAAGGAATGGGTGCCTGGATCGAATCCACGGATGCGGATGTCATCCTGCTTCAAGAGGTTCGCGCGCCCGAAGAGCTCGTGGCAGCGCTGGTGGGAGAGACCTACGAGATCGTCCAGCAGGCATCGGCGCTCAAGGGGCGCGCCGGGGTCGCCGTCGCCGTGAAGAAGGACTTTAAGATCGGGCGAACCTCGCGCGGGCTGATGGCCGGGTTGGAGCCGGGCGAGGACGGCCAGCTCGTCGAACCGGCCGTGGACACCGGGCGCTGGGTGGAAGTCGAGGTGCCCGAGCTGGGAACCACCTTCGTCTCCGCCTATCTCCATTCGGGCGTGGCCGACAACGTTGAGAAAATGGCCGCCAAATACGCTCACCTCGAGCGTGTCACCCAACGCCTGGCCGAACTCGATGCGGCGCGCCAGGCGGGGCCCGCGCACGTGCTCGTCGGCGGTGACTTCAACATCGTCCACACGCCCGCCGACATCAAGAATTGGAAGCCCAACCACAACAAGACCGCCGGCGTACTCGACGCCGAGATCGCCTACCTTGACCGGTGGTTCGGCGAGCTCGGCTACGTCGACGCCCACCGCCGCCTCGTCGGCGACATGCAGGGCCCCTACACGTGGTGGTCCCAGCGCGGAAAGGCCTTCGATAACGACGCCGGCTGGCGAATCGACTACCACATGACCAGCCCCGAACTCGCCGAGAAGGCAACCGACGCCCGCGTTGACCGCGCGGACGCCTATGATGCGCGCTGGTCGGATCACGCGCCACTCGTCATCACTTACCGATAG